The following are encoded together in the Fimbriiglobus ruber genome:
- a CDS encoding DUF1501 domain-containing protein: MPSFTHPMSRRELLQRSGLGFGALGLAGLLGSDAALAAPADSMAPKAPHFPGKAKRVIHFFLNGGPSHVDTFDPKPALAKYAGKPLPQTLLTERKTGGAFPSPFKFQKYGKSGIEVSELFAKTAAHIDDVAVIRSMKAQVPNHEPSLMLMNCGDGVQARPSMGSWILYGLGSENQNLPGFVAMCPGGYPIKGPDNWQAGFLPGAFQGTYIDPRNEALDKLIENIEHRHTTTPAQRRQLDLLAALNAEHRQGKADARLDARIQSFELAFRMQTEAADAFDISRETQVTRDLYGAGVHGRQTLIARRLLERGVRYVQLWHGASQPWDHHANIAKDHKKLADEIDGPIAALLTDLKTRGMLNDTLVVWGGEFGRTPTSEGSGRDHNHYGFTIWMAGGGIKGGTVYGATDEFGFKAAENPTSVHDLHATILHLLGFDHEKLTYRYAGRDFRLTDVHGRVIRDIIA; encoded by the coding sequence ATGCCGTCGTTCACGCACCCCATGAGCCGCCGGGAATTGTTGCAACGGTCCGGTCTCGGCTTCGGCGCGCTTGGGCTCGCCGGATTGCTGGGATCGGACGCAGCGCTCGCCGCTCCCGCGGATTCGATGGCCCCGAAGGCGCCGCACTTTCCGGGCAAGGCCAAGCGGGTGATCCACTTCTTCCTGAACGGCGGGCCGTCCCACGTCGACACGTTCGACCCCAAGCCGGCCCTGGCGAAGTACGCCGGGAAACCACTGCCACAAACCTTGCTAACGGAGCGGAAGACCGGCGGGGCGTTCCCGTCGCCGTTCAAGTTTCAGAAGTACGGCAAGTCCGGCATCGAGGTGAGCGAACTCTTCGCCAAGACGGCCGCCCACATCGACGACGTGGCCGTGATCCGGTCGATGAAGGCCCAGGTGCCGAACCACGAACCGTCGCTGATGCTGATGAACTGCGGCGACGGCGTCCAGGCCCGGCCGAGCATGGGGTCGTGGATTCTCTACGGCCTCGGTAGTGAAAACCAGAATCTGCCGGGGTTCGTGGCCATGTGCCCGGGCGGGTATCCGATCAAGGGGCCGGACAACTGGCAAGCGGGCTTCCTTCCGGGAGCCTTTCAGGGAACGTACATCGACCCCCGCAACGAAGCCCTCGACAAGCTGATTGAGAACATCGAACACCGGCACACCACGACGCCCGCCCAACGCCGGCAACTCGACCTCCTGGCCGCCCTCAACGCCGAACACCGGCAAGGGAAAGCCGACGCCCGCCTGGACGCCCGCATCCAGTCATTCGAGTTAGCCTTCCGGATGCAGACGGAAGCGGCCGACGCGTTCGACATCTCGCGCGAGACTCAGGTTACCCGCGACCTGTACGGCGCGGGCGTCCACGGCCGGCAGACGCTAATCGCCCGCCGACTGTTGGAACGCGGCGTCAGGTATGTGCAACTCTGGCACGGGGCGTCCCAGCCGTGGGACCACCACGCGAACATCGCCAAGGACCACAAGAAACTCGCCGACGAGATCGACGGCCCGATCGCCGCCCTACTGACCGACCTGAAAACCCGCGGCATGCTCAACGACACTCTCGTCGTCTGGGGCGGCGAGTTCGGGCGGACGCCTACGAGCGAAGGAAGCGGGCGGGACCACAACCACTACGGCTTCACCATCTGGATGGCCGGTGGAGGGATCAAGGGCGGTACGGTGTACGGAGCGACCGACGAGTTCGGTTTCAAGGCCGCCGAGAACCCGACGAGCGTTCACGATCTCCACGCCACGATCCTGCACCTACTCGGGTTCGACCACGAGAAGCTGACCTACCGGTACGCCGGTCGCGATTTCCGGCTGACCGACGTTCACGGCCGCGTGATCCGCGACATCATTGCCTGA
- a CDS encoding YaiI/YqxD family protein has protein sequence MLTLYIDADACPVKDEIYRVAKRYNFPVVVTANAEMRVPTSPNVTMVVRTGFGVVDDWIAGQVGPGDIVVTADVPLAARCVAAGAVVLDTKGYPLTDMNVGEALATRNLFEELRQGGTVTGGPAPMTPKDRSRFLSKLDELINAVRRAFPPPA, from the coding sequence ATGCTCACCCTCTACATCGACGCCGACGCCTGCCCGGTCAAGGACGAAATATACCGCGTCGCGAAACGGTACAACTTCCCGGTCGTGGTGACGGCCAACGCCGAAATGCGGGTGCCCACCAGCCCGAACGTCACGATGGTGGTCCGCACCGGGTTCGGCGTCGTCGACGACTGGATCGCCGGGCAGGTCGGCCCGGGCGACATCGTCGTCACGGCCGACGTCCCGCTCGCCGCCCGGTGCGTGGCGGCCGGGGCCGTCGTCCTCGACACGAAAGGATACCCGCTCACGGACATGAACGTCGGCGAGGCGCTGGCCACGCGGAATCTATTCGAGGAATTGCGGCAGGGCGGCACCGTCACAGGCGGACCGGCACCGATGACGCCCAAGGATCGGTCGCGGTTCTTGTCGAAGCTGGACGAACTGATCAACGCGGTCCGGCGGGCGTTTCCACCGCCGGCGTGA
- a CDS encoding GntR family transcriptional regulator has protein sequence MPAKRRGPAADQPRNSAEITTTDVADQLRDDILSGRLQVGHRLTELSLSQRFEVGRGRVREAIHQLIRQGLLVTRVNCGVTVAPDAPKAIRDLIIPIRRTVEVYALGLIFDELDEATFSRWEEILRAMHDACLTQDFHAIAEADVAFHRLILERSKQPDLMVIWETLVGRIHSHFMQVQWRQTRLLNIYDEHRQLLDTFRSKDRAAAIALLSAKIE, from the coding sequence ATGCCTGCGAAACGCCGCGGCCCGGCTGCGGATCAGCCACGAAATTCCGCGGAGATCACCACCACGGACGTGGCTGATCAACTGCGAGACGACATCCTTTCCGGCCGCCTCCAGGTCGGCCACCGGCTGACCGAACTGAGCCTGAGTCAGCGATTCGAGGTGGGCCGGGGCCGAGTGCGGGAGGCGATCCACCAACTCATCCGACAAGGCCTACTCGTCACACGGGTCAATTGCGGGGTAACTGTCGCCCCCGACGCCCCGAAGGCGATCCGCGACCTCATCATCCCGATCCGGCGGACGGTCGAGGTGTACGCGCTCGGGCTGATCTTCGATGAACTTGACGAGGCCACATTCTCCCGCTGGGAAGAAATCCTGCGGGCCATGCACGACGCCTGCTTGACCCAGGACTTTCATGCGATCGCCGAGGCAGACGTGGCCTTCCACCGGCTAATCCTCGAACGCTCGAAGCAGCCGGACCTCATGGTCATCTGGGAAACGCTCGTCGGCCGCATCCACTCGCACTTCATGCAGGTTCAATGGCGACAAACCCGCCTGCTGAACATTTACGACGAACACCGCCAACTCCTCGACACGTTCCGATCGAAAGACCGGGCGGCTGCGATCGCTCTCTTGTCCGCGAAAATCGAATAA
- a CDS encoding mandelate racemase/muconate lactonizing enzyme family protein translates to MKITEVVCQVLRIKNVVAKTASSQDSVLVRVRTDTGLEGIGEADSSPEVVKAIVDAPFSHNIACGLRHLLVGENPLETERLWQKMYRKTMYFGRRGAGITAMAAIDMALWDLKGKHFGEPIHRLLGGKQHDRILAYASILFGKTGDETARIGSRWREAGYKAVKFGWEPMGENEALDVDLVRGARKGVGVDGTVLIDAGCVWDARTALQRANAFADFRIGWLEEPLHPDDYDGYRWLRDRSPVPIASGEEECGRQAFRPLIDGHCLDVYQVDLSRNGFTDSLYIRQRVEEIGARLCNHCYTSPVTVAASLHWLSTCRDAFLFEDCVEDSPLRHELTHEKVQAVDGWITVPDRPGLGVTLDEQFVQKHLIAESR, encoded by the coding sequence ATGAAGATCACCGAAGTCGTCTGTCAGGTGTTGCGGATCAAGAACGTCGTGGCCAAGACGGCCAGCAGCCAGGACTCGGTACTCGTTCGCGTTCGCACCGACACGGGGCTCGAAGGGATCGGCGAAGCCGATTCGTCGCCCGAGGTGGTCAAGGCGATCGTCGACGCCCCGTTCAGCCACAACATCGCCTGCGGGCTCCGACACCTCCTCGTCGGGGAAAACCCGCTTGAGACCGAACGACTCTGGCAGAAGATGTACCGCAAGACGATGTACTTCGGCCGTCGCGGCGCCGGGATCACGGCGATGGCGGCCATTGATATGGCCCTGTGGGACTTGAAGGGAAAACACTTCGGCGAACCGATCCATCGGCTGCTCGGCGGCAAGCAACACGACCGTATTCTCGCTTACGCCTCGATCCTCTTCGGCAAGACCGGCGACGAGACGGCCCGCATCGGCTCGCGGTGGCGAGAAGCCGGGTACAAGGCCGTCAAGTTCGGGTGGGAGCCGATGGGGGAAAATGAGGCGTTGGATGTGGACCTCGTCCGCGGGGCGAGGAAGGGCGTCGGGGTGGACGGGACGGTGCTGATCGACGCCGGCTGCGTGTGGGACGCGCGGACCGCCCTCCAGCGGGCCAACGCCTTCGCCGACTTCCGGATCGGCTGGCTAGAAGAACCGCTGCACCCGGACGACTACGACGGCTACCGCTGGCTCCGCGACCGCTCGCCCGTTCCGATCGCGTCCGGCGAAGAGGAGTGCGGCCGGCAAGCGTTCCGCCCGCTGATCGACGGCCATTGCCTGGATGTTTACCAGGTGGATCTGTCGCGGAACGGGTTCACGGACTCGCTCTATATTCGGCAGCGGGTCGAAGAGATCGGCGCCCGGCTATGCAACCACTGTTACACCAGCCCCGTGACCGTCGCCGCCAGCCTGCACTGGCTAAGCACTTGCCGCGACGCTTTTCTGTTCGAGGACTGTGTCGAGGATTCCCCACTGCGCCACGAACTGACGCACGAGAAAGTGCAAGCCGTGGACGGATGGATCACGGTTCCCGATCGGCCCGGGCTCGGGGTTACCTTAGACGAGCAATTCGTGCAAAAGCACCTGATTGCGGAGTCGCGGTAG
- a CDS encoding succinylglutamate desuccinylase/aspartoacylase domain-containing protein has translation MTRRTVRPEKLDLDSPGRRDYWLALEHDSIWGDHLIPLTVFVGPKAKDGEGLVAFGSNHGNEYEGPVAIKHLLREFKIEDVVGRIILIPVLNPAAFRAGTRESTLDDGVNLNRAFVPGAGTTPALAGITHRIAGFVREYIWPRVHVVLDLHSGGDVARFSICANYHPVDDPDLAHRIEDTARWFGTPSLMVYQNQTPGLLPSEAERLGKITVGTELGWGSAVCTDGVRYGRQGVRAAAINHGQMLGTIEPIDFHKAGTQRKLEMVDRECFTVAPFAGHYEPIIDCGNPVKAGQTVGLLHDFDHIDMDPWPAVAGVDGVVLAQAWRAPILRGQHIVVVARERA, from the coding sequence GTGACCCGCCGCACCGTCCGCCCCGAAAAACTCGACCTCGATTCCCCCGGCCGTCGCGACTACTGGCTCGCGCTGGAACACGACAGCATCTGGGGCGATCACCTCATTCCGCTGACCGTGTTCGTCGGCCCTAAGGCGAAAGACGGGGAGGGGCTCGTCGCCTTCGGCTCGAACCACGGCAACGAGTACGAGGGGCCGGTCGCGATCAAGCACCTTCTTCGAGAGTTCAAAATCGAGGACGTGGTGGGTCGGATCATCCTGATCCCGGTGTTGAACCCGGCCGCGTTCCGCGCCGGAACTCGCGAAAGCACCCTGGACGACGGCGTGAACCTGAACCGGGCGTTCGTCCCCGGCGCGGGCACCACACCGGCCCTGGCGGGGATCACCCACCGGATCGCCGGATTCGTTCGGGAGTACATTTGGCCGCGGGTCCACGTCGTTCTCGACCTGCACTCCGGGGGCGATGTGGCCCGGTTCTCCATCTGCGCGAACTACCATCCTGTCGACGACCCCGACCTCGCCCACCGGATCGAAGACACGGCCCGCTGGTTCGGGACGCCGAGCCTCATGGTCTACCAGAACCAGACCCCCGGTCTGCTCCCGAGCGAGGCCGAACGGCTGGGCAAAATCACCGTCGGGACCGAACTGGGCTGGGGTAGTGCAGTCTGCACCGACGGCGTTCGCTACGGCCGTCAGGGTGTCCGGGCCGCGGCGATCAACCACGGGCAGATGTTGGGCACGATCGAGCCGATCGACTTTCACAAAGCGGGCACGCAGCGGAAGCTGGAAATGGTCGACCGCGAGTGCTTCACGGTCGCCCCGTTCGCCGGCCATTACGAGCCGATCATCGATTGCGGCAACCCCGTCAAAGCCGGGCAGACGGTCGGCTTGCTCCACGACTTCGACCACATCGACATGGACCCGTGGCCGGCGGTCGCCGGGGTCGACGGGGTGGTCCTTGCGCAAGCCTGGCGGGCGCCGATCTTGCGTGGCCAGCACATCGTCGTGGTCGCCCGTGAGCGGGCGTAG
- a CDS encoding PSD1 and planctomycete cytochrome C domain-containing protein gives MLSRWSGVCRAIVRTAIPFAILFLFPILGTSAADPVEANEFFEANVRPVFVEMCGKCHGAKKQQGGLRLDSRATTLAGGETGPAVVAGQPDKSLLITAVRRKGDLKMPPDAPLKDAQIAALTRWVELGAPWPADKSTAQSGGTTQATTHWAFQPVRNHEPPTVREAAWVRTPVDRFVLARLEAEGLRPSQVADKRTLIRRATYDLTGLPPTPAEVEAFVRDESPTAYARLIDRLLASPRYGEQWGRHWLDVARYSDAKGYVYAREERFWVHAWAYRDWVIRALNQDMPYDRFLTLQLAADQVAPNDPPAQAAMGYLTLGRRFLGVSHDIIDDRIDVVTRGMLGLSASCARCHDHKFDPIPTDDYYSLYGIFRSCSERQVPAGGPAPKGAEGEAFARGLAERQKKLDDALALRRNEASARARARVGDYLEAQLELSKYPEEGFDQILSPNDVIPETVRRWRDYLARTAANRDRIFAPWHSFARLSPAEFLTRAAEVCKELVARPKNEVNPLVLAAFVVPPRDMREVARRYGSLFARVGTPKELAGALAGGPAAPVLGHADPDEDAVRRVLFGPDSPCSVPDEPIVNVEAFLPTREIEAIWKLQAEVDRWLIRATVPSAYATVLVDRAVPTNARVFRRGNPATPGAEVPRQFLGILAGPGRQPFHEGSGRVELARAITSPTNPLTARVMVNRVWLHHFGAGLVRTPSDFGTRAEPPSHPELLDWLAQRFMADGWSLKTLHRQIMLSAVYQQASTGSTDPTTLARDPENRLLWRMNARRLTFEELRDSLFAVTAELDLREGGKPVDLLAAPYPPRRAVYGLVDREYFPNLLRTFDFANPDLHIPQRSETTVPQQALFFLNHQLPIDRAKTLAKNPTVIAATTPEEKVARLYRLIYQRDATPTQVRASVGLVQAAEEDARPTVMRPKAWTYGYGAYDPKAGKLTSFHPLPYFTGSAWQGGPNWPDASLGWTQLTATGGHPGNDLTHAAVRRWTAPRDCVVRISSELVHDVAQGDGVRASIVSSRHGLLKSVVAHNSRVDVSVPLVVVRAGDTIDFVVDIRDGLNNDQHLWSPTISVVTVGGGTGSTWNAKTEFGGTTRPALGPWEQLAQTLLMANEFSFVD, from the coding sequence ATGCTCAGCCGATGGTCTGGAGTCTGTCGGGCGATCGTCCGGACTGCGATTCCATTCGCGATTCTTTTTCTTTTCCCAATACTGGGCACATCGGCGGCCGATCCTGTCGAGGCAAACGAGTTTTTCGAGGCGAATGTTCGCCCGGTCTTCGTCGAAATGTGCGGCAAGTGTCACGGGGCGAAGAAGCAACAAGGCGGGCTCCGGCTCGATTCCCGCGCGACGACACTGGCGGGCGGTGAGACCGGTCCGGCAGTCGTCGCGGGGCAACCCGACAAGAGCCTGCTGATCACGGCGGTCCGGCGCAAGGGCGACCTCAAGATGCCGCCGGACGCGCCACTGAAAGACGCGCAAATCGCGGCGCTCACCCGGTGGGTCGAACTCGGTGCCCCATGGCCGGCGGACAAAAGCACAGCCCAGTCGGGCGGTACTACGCAAGCGACTACCCACTGGGCGTTCCAGCCCGTGCGGAATCACGAACCGCCCACCGTTCGCGAAGCCGCTTGGGTGCGGACGCCGGTCGACCGCTTCGTTCTGGCCCGGCTGGAAGCGGAAGGGCTCCGACCATCCCAGGTCGCCGACAAGCGAACTCTCATCCGTCGGGCGACCTACGACCTGACCGGCCTCCCACCCACACCCGCCGAGGTCGAGGCGTTCGTCCGCGACGAGTCCCCTACTGCTTACGCGCGACTGATTGACCGATTGCTCGCGAGCCCCAGGTACGGCGAACAGTGGGGCAGGCATTGGCTCGATGTCGCTCGTTACTCCGACGCCAAAGGATACGTATACGCCCGGGAGGAGCGGTTCTGGGTCCACGCCTGGGCGTACCGCGATTGGGTCATCCGGGCGCTGAACCAGGACATGCCTTACGACCGCTTTCTCACCCTCCAGTTGGCTGCGGACCAGGTCGCCCCGAACGACCCGCCAGCGCAGGCCGCGATGGGCTACCTGACGCTCGGCCGGCGGTTCCTCGGCGTGAGCCACGACATCATTGACGATCGCATCGACGTGGTCACGCGCGGAATGTTGGGGCTGTCCGCAAGTTGCGCCCGCTGCCACGATCACAAGTTCGATCCGATCCCGACGGACGATTACTACTCGCTATACGGCATCTTCCGAAGTTGCTCGGAGCGGCAAGTTCCTGCAGGCGGCCCCGCACCCAAGGGGGCGGAAGGCGAGGCGTTCGCCCGGGGATTAGCTGAGCGTCAGAAGAAGCTCGACGACGCGCTGGCTCTGCGTCGAAATGAAGCCTCGGCCCGTGCCCGGGCCAGGGTGGGCGATTACCTCGAAGCACAACTGGAACTGAGCAAGTACCCGGAAGAGGGGTTCGACCAAATCCTCTCCCCGAACGATGTCATTCCGGAGACCGTCCGCCGGTGGCGAGACTACTTGGCCCGGACGGCAGCCAATCGCGACCGCATCTTCGCACCCTGGCATTCATTCGCTCGACTGTCACCTGCCGAGTTTTTGACCAGAGCGGCCGAAGTCTGCAAGGAACTGGTCGCCCGCCCAAAGAATGAGGTCAATCCACTCGTTCTTGCAGCGTTTGTGGTCCCACCCCGAGACATGCGCGAGGTCGCCCGGCGGTATGGCAGCCTGTTCGCGCGAGTCGGGACGCCGAAGGAACTAGCCGGGGCGTTAGCGGGCGGACCGGCCGCGCCGGTTCTGGGCCATGCCGACCCAGACGAAGACGCCGTCCGTCGGGTGCTGTTCGGACCGGATTCGCCCTGCAGCGTGCCGGACGAGCCGATCGTGAACGTGGAGGCATTTTTACCAACGCGCGAGATCGAAGCGATCTGGAAGCTACAAGCCGAGGTCGATCGGTGGCTGATCCGTGCGACGGTCCCGTCCGCTTATGCGACCGTACTCGTCGACCGGGCCGTCCCGACCAACGCCCGCGTGTTCCGCCGCGGAAACCCGGCGACGCCGGGGGCGGAAGTCCCGCGGCAATTCCTGGGCATCCTGGCCGGTCCGGGACGGCAACCGTTTCACGAAGGAAGCGGGCGCGTGGAACTCGCCCGGGCCATCACGAGCCCGACCAACCCGCTGACCGCCCGCGTGATGGTCAACCGCGTCTGGCTGCATCACTTCGGGGCCGGGTTGGTCCGCACGCCAAGCGACTTCGGCACCCGGGCCGAACCTCCTTCGCACCCCGAACTGCTCGACTGGTTGGCCCAACGATTCATGGCTGACGGCTGGAGCCTCAAGACCCTCCACCGTCAGATCATGCTCTCAGCCGTCTACCAACAAGCATCGACCGGGTCGACCGATCCAACGACCCTCGCCCGCGATCCGGAAAACCGACTGCTGTGGCGGATGAACGCCCGCCGGCTCACGTTTGAAGAGTTACGTGATTCCCTGTTCGCCGTGACGGCCGAACTCGACCTCCGCGAAGGGGGTAAGCCGGTCGACTTGCTCGCTGCCCCGTACCCGCCCCGGCGGGCGGTATACGGACTGGTCGACCGCGAGTATTTCCCGAATCTGCTGCGGACCTTCGACTTTGCCAATCCGGACCTGCACATTCCCCAACGGAGTGAAACCACGGTCCCCCAACAAGCCCTCTTTTTCCTCAACCACCAACTTCCGATCGACCGGGCCAAGACGCTGGCGAAGAACCCGACAGTGATTGCCGCGACGACACCCGAAGAGAAAGTGGCCCGCCTCTACCGACTCATTTACCAGCGAGACGCCACACCAACTCAGGTCCGGGCGTCCGTTGGCTTGGTCCAAGCTGCCGAGGAGGACGCCCGACCCACGGTGATGCGTCCAAAGGCGTGGACCTACGGGTACGGTGCGTACGACCCGAAGGCGGGGAAATTGACCAGCTTCCACCCGCTTCCGTATTTCACCGGCAGTGCCTGGCAGGGCGGCCCGAATTGGCCCGACGCGAGTCTGGGCTGGACCCAACTGACCGCGACCGGCGGCCACCCGGGCAACGACCTCACCCACGCGGCCGTCCGCCGTTGGACGGCCCCCAGGGATTGCGTCGTCCGAATTAGCTCCGAACTCGTACACGACGTCGCCCAGGGAGACGGCGTGCGGGCTTCGATCGTCAGCAGCCGTCACGGGCTTCTCAAGTCCGTCGTCGCACATAATTCGCGGGTGGATGTGAGCGTGCCGTTGGTCGTTGTTCGGGCGGGTGACACGATCGACTTCGTGGTCGACATCCGCGACGGGTTAAACAACGATCAGCATTTGTGGTCCCCGACCATTTCCGTGGTGACGGTGGGCGGTGGAACCGGATCGACCTGGAACGCCAAGACCGAGTTCGGCGGCACGACCCGACCCGCCCTCGGGCCGTGGGAACAGCTCGCCCAGACGTTGTTGATGGCGAACGAATTCAGTTTCGTGGATTAG